Proteins co-encoded in one Bacillus paramycoides genomic window:
- a CDS encoding alpha/beta fold hydrolase has product MTIQNEKIIDICDNRRLLNKYSRNSIPSVIFIAGLGDSYETWKKVQDQISQKTSTFSYNRSGIGRSQVASVPTTCYDLVEELNELLLALEVEKPYILVGHSFGGLVARLYASLYPLNICGMVLVDAAPEYKELAYEKVLPENLLARNREYYENPMLNSEKIDKIQSYKQIVDHSNQSNLPLAIITRGLPDNVEEGWPSQEILKIEQKLQAEFQWLSTSSKYRIASRSGHYIHHDEPEVVIEEIMLMLKEMGK; this is encoded by the coding sequence GTGACTATACAAAATGAAAAGATAATTGATATCTGTGATAACCGCAGACTATTAAATAAATATTCACGTAACAGTATTCCAAGCGTAATCTTCATAGCAGGGTTAGGCGATAGCTATGAGACATGGAAAAAAGTCCAAGACCAAATATCGCAAAAAACATCAACCTTTTCCTATAACAGGTCGGGTATTGGCAGGAGTCAAGTCGCATCCGTCCCGACGACTTGCTATGATCTAGTCGAGGAGCTCAACGAATTGTTGCTAGCGCTTGAAGTGGAGAAGCCCTATATATTGGTGGGGCATTCTTTTGGTGGTTTGGTCGCTAGATTATATGCCAGCCTTTATCCACTGAACATCTGTGGTATGGTTTTGGTTGACGCTGCACCGGAATATAAAGAACTCGCCTATGAAAAGGTTCTACCCGAAAATCTGCTTGCAAGAAATAGGGAATATTACGAGAATCCTATGTTGAATAGTGAGAAGATTGATAAAATACAAAGTTATAAGCAAATCGTTGATCATTCAAATCAAAGTAACCTCCCTCTTGCAATTATTACAAGAGGTTTACCTGACAATGTTGAAGAGGGATGGCCATCTCAAGAAATATTGAAAATTGAGCAAAAACTCCAAGCAGAATTCCAATGGCTATCAACGTCAAGCAAGTACCGGATTGCTAGTCGAAGTGGACATTATATTCATCATGATGAGCCCGAAGTTGTTATAGAGGAGATTATGTTAATGTTGAAGGAGATGGGGAAATGA